aaagatgatgagctggaaccaaaatctgtcattgaatgtcaaaaATAGACATTACtatatacgagctgaattagaattgttcaataaaagaaaagttttcggataaatcattatcacttttaaagatgtgaaacgtatgggattcaaatgaattttaattcgaaaaggaaataagaaaaatgaacttacaaggtcaagtcagacttgtaattcaagatttctctcaaagaccaggaatgaaTTATGAGAAAAACTTATCGACCAGTAatagatgcaattacttttagatacttaatcaacgcgGCAGTTTATTaaaaaatgcatctcatggatgttgttactacttatatatatatatggatcacttaatagtgatatatatatatatatatatatatatatatatatatatatatatatatatatatatatatatatatatatatatatgaatatgaatataccaaaagggtttaaggtatccaaaagcatttaataaaccaAGGAAATGTATTCTATTAAATcataaaggtctttatatgggttgaatcaATCGGGCTGCATgtggtatacccgattaagtgattacttgataagcaaagggtatacaagtaatcgtatttgcccatgtgttttcattaagaaaacaacatccggatatgtgattatagctgtttatgtcgacgatcttaacatcataggtacaaataaagagattcatgaagtcattcaacttctaaagaaagaatttgaaatgaaagatctcggaaaaaccaagtattgtttTGGTTTACAGATTAAGCATATGCCTAATTGTTTACTTAAACATCAAACAAATTATACCAAAAAGGTTTTAAAATGCTTCAATATGGACaaagcaaaaccattaagtactcctatggtggttagatcactcaatgttgacactgatccatttcgtccccgaGAAGAACATGAAGatgttcttggttcagaagttccatatcttagtgcaattggagctcttatgtacctTATAAATTGTAAGAGACCTGAAAttttttttgcagttaatttgttgggaaGGTTCAACTCAGCTCCtaacaaaagacactggaatgggatcaaatacATATTTCGATACCTCCGAGGAACTATTAATTTAGAATTATTTTATTCAaatgaatcaaaacaagatttagttggttatgcagatgcaggttatttatctgatccacataaagctaaatctcaaattggatatgtattcctaaatggaggcaccgcaatatcatggcgttctaaaaaacaaacacttgttgcaacatcatcaaatcatgccgaagtgattgtatTACATGAAGCTacccgggaatgtttttggttgagatcaatgacacaactcgttACTTATTCTTGTGGACTAAAACGCGATAAATGTCCAACaaatatctatgaagataatgcagcttgcatagcacagatgaaagaagggtatatcaaaagtgaccgaacaaaacacatacctcctagattcttctcatacactcaagatctcatcaaggaCGACCATATTGAAATGATATACGTTCAATCTAGCAAAAACGCTGCTGATCTTtttaccaaagcacttccaactactattttcagaacacacgttcacaatattggcatgaggcatgttcaaaagatgtgacgactcagcgatgtatacttgagggggagtcaaatcTATACTgtactctttttcccttgactaaagtttttatcccactgggtttttctttagcaaggtttttaacgaggcagtactagtttctCTCTAAATAAAATTGTTAGCTAAAGGGGAGTGTTGTAAAATGTCCTTTTTCAAAGTCAAAAGTGGCTGCAAATTTTATGACCACCTAATTGTACAGTATTTTCTTATGCTATAAATATGCATCATGTATGATTGTAAAACATACTTTCTAATATACAATCTTCTGATATACTCTCATCTATATACTCTCTCTGCTTctcttataattttattaatagtctATAATCAAGAATCAGGTTCTAAAGGTAGTCATAAACTCCTAAATCATaacatcatttatattaaataaaaattcatTACTCAATTAGAGATACCGTCATCTTGCACCAAAACTGCTAATTTTAGATTACGCTTGCAATGATCCTCTAACGTGCaaataaagtaataatatttaGGTTCATTCAAGTACACGATTATTGGGCTAATCACTTCAACAGAGCTAGGGTCATTGATTTCACATCTATCATACTCTCCAGCAGTCACAAATGCGAGATCATGAGATCCGTTAACAAATTCAAAATACAGTGTGTCGCCAACCCTAAAGGTCTTATTAGAAGCCCACTTAACATAGAAATCGGGGTTGCTTTGTAGATTCCATTTTTTGTCGTCGCCAACTTTATATTGAACGGCTTCTGAACTGTATAATGTCATGATTACAAGCATGGCTATAAACATAACCATATTAGGGTTGAATGATGACATTTTTGTATCTCTTTCGATTTACTTTAGCTTGAATATTTGATAAAGGTTTCGGTTATATTAACATTGGAGGCTAAAGAAGAGTTTAAATAGCATGGATTCAACATATAAATCTTTATTAAGGTAATATTATGATGTAATATTTCATCATAATAAAGTATAATATGAAGTAATATTATGATGTAGTGATAATatattactacgtataatataatatgATGTGAAATACCATAATAATATAGCGTaagatattaaatattaatattatattatgacATAACATACTTTAATATGAACATGCATTAATTAATATGATGTaatataataaaatgtaatataatataatataatatgaaatatgatatataatataatataatataatataatataatataatataatataatataatataatataatataatatacaacaACAACATGCCCAATCTCACATGCGTGAGGTATGGAGGAGGTGAGACGTAAACaacccttcctctatcctagaataaagaaaaatcatttctccaccccgagtgaaacactcaaaagagtagagaaagtcatcactctctctgttcgacggataaagagattgcttccaatagGACCTCCGTCCCAAAAAGTAgtaggaaaaaaaaattaaataaatagagagataaataaataaaaagtaataaaatcgggacgccatgaaaatggtaggagCGAGTTTCCATGGGTTTTACATCAAGCCTGGAGTTCAATATAGGCTCTAAGCGggggtcaagtcgccaataaatcgacgcttggtgttgcctccaataatataatataatataatataatataatatatatgatgAAATATCAGTGACGACTCTATCTTTGTTTTACGCCTTGAaacgagtaaaatttttttttttttttttttaaaagttaaacatctggcctgaccacggcttatgccgcggcgcggcccatacagtcgcggcgcgacatatcacTGTAAAAAttgccttcttaactcaagttctgatttcAATTGCTTTGTATTGCCGCGGCGCGAAGCCTCTTGCCGCGGCGCGACCCAACACGGGTCCAGGTCCTAACCTGCAACTTTGAACTTAAACCAAATTTTTCACATTTTAACATTTCATCATTTCACAAAACGTTTCGACAACAAAATACATAAACAAACTAAACCTCTAAGACTTACATTCATCATTTAGAAACATGATTATTACTTGGTCGCACACGACCCGTAGTCCAATATAAACGTGTCTCTTTTGACCCAAAATACCGAATTTAGCACTTAGtttcaaaacatgatttaaacatctTTTGTCTCAATACACATTTGACTCTTGGCGTTCATAAGCGGTTATCGTGAAGCTAGATTCAATTaagagacttgcataccacttGATAAATGCCGTTTGTTCTCCTACAACCTTGGTGTCCCAATTCTTCGCAACGCATAAGAACCTAGCAAACATTAACAACATAGCggggtaagcaaaatgcttagtgagTTAAGGGTAAGTGCGTatcttaaacttaaaacataaacataatcgtAAACACAACCATAACCTTCCAACCCGAAGGTGGATTTCGTAATTCGAACTTGATCAACTTGCCTCCTAGTCATAGCCAATTCTTGATACATAACATATACATATTTCAACCTTAAAACATTATCATATGTGTAAGTTCAAACTAACACGTTATATGGACATCGTCCAAGCTTACTCATAACATGGATATGAATCCAAGCTCATTACGTAATTTAGACGTAGACACCaagtctaagctttacaccttaacatagacacaaagtctaagctttacatcttaacatagacacaaagtctaagctttacatcttaacatagacacaaagtctaagctttacacatTAACATAGACGTAGAGTCTAAGCTTTTAACTAGTGAACTTAATcgccaccctcttgcacggatgcaatccgggagtaTTAAGTCACCCTTGTTACCATATATCGTATTCAAAAACAACCATAAGTACTCCTGCATAGTTAAGCTCAAAGCATAGAACAATTTATAAAAATTTCTATTACATAACTTGTGATCATGGATTCTATGATCAcctttgacccgcccatattacccccatataactcaccttgattaaacgaagttccttggtcacttgaagctcccttaccttgattagcacctatacatgagctaatctcattaataacacaactaaatcaaaatcacaactttcacaaGCTTTTAACACATCCATTCATTTACACATTTACTTAATTCCCTAATTACATCCAAATACACATGAACACATACAACCATAGCATTATAACTTCCTTATAACATCATTATCAAGTAAATCTCATTTCCTTAATCATGCCAATCCCAAATTCATCTATTATGAACATAACATGCAATTCCTTCAATTCTTCCATTACTCATCAAATatgcataaatccatttccattactaaCAACCCTAAATTATCAATCATCCAAATTTCATAGCTTGTTACATTAACCACAATTCATACATGAGCAATCTTCTTCAAAATTACTAGCTAGAACACATAGACTCTTCATTgaggcattttatcaaacacttggtgtgcattacTAGAAATTAAGCTAGAACATtaccaaattcaccatattcatatcctttactcaaaatgcaagttcatacttgAACTCACTCCCAAAATTACCAACAAATTCGTTCTAAATCATTCAAATGTGCATAACTTCAACAAACAACAACCTTTAAGCATAAAACTCATCACAAACACTTAATAATTGTGATACAAAACTTAAGAAtattcataccttgtcttttaggattcaagaaccctaattgtgcacaaagaagaagaatttgaagaaataaaacttgctagaatgcttagagtgccttagatttcacaagtttataattgcatgaacacaatttcttaGTTGGAGCTTCCCTCTTCTTCCTCCTTGCCAAAGTCGACATATACACACACATTCACACTCTCTGTATATTTTACAACTGATAAAATGAATTATCAGTGTTTaatttttcttttattaaaacaactttgctcaaattgcattttctaccctccccaccaaaaccatatTAAGGGAGGTCCTTAAATTAACTTTGCATCACTAGTCCCCTTTCAACTTAACCAACAAACATTAACTATTGTCCATTTATTTCATTAAACCATACCAtccatttatataataattatttcacATAAGATAACACTAAAACAAACTAAATCATTAATAAATTCtcataaaatattatcttaaaattttgggatgttacaactctccccccgttggATTGTTCGTGTCCTCACGAACATTCTTTTATATCTCTTAGTGCATTCAAAAACCTTATCCCTTACACTTGAACCTTCACTAGTCCTTGCACATACTTCATAACTCGTCGGAACCAATTTTCCCCCTCTCTATTGTTTAAGTTTCAAACAATCAAGAGTCTCCCTAAATCTATTTAGGCTCTTCATCTAATTAGTCAACCAAAATACTTAACTTTTACTAAATCTCCTTTTAACTTTGGTAATTTCTTGTAAAAATTTGTGCATTTTTCTCCATCTATCACACACTAGGTGTTCTTTAGGCATACATTCGTTATTCTCTGTCACCCTATCTCTTAAATTTCATACCTTAAGTACTCTTTCTTCATGTACTTTTCATTGGATACTTCAATTTATCCACTTTCCATTTCTTTTCATGTACTATTAGGCCTCTATATCACAATCTTTACTGATAAAAATCCTCATAACCGCGAACTAGTCCTTAATACCAAACAAATCAATATTTCTTTTCCAGAACATTTCTCGTTATACCATATTCTTGCATCTTAATTCTCTTCTTTCAGAGCATTAAAACATGTTATCCTTCTAAATTCCTCACTAGCTTCTCCTAATTTTACCAATTTACATAGATTTCACTTTCTTACGTGCTTTTCGTGTCGGCAACTCATGCCATCAACATAGATTACTCGTATCATCAACTCAAATCGTTTTTAGTATTAAACAAATAAAAGACTTATCCCTTTTTATGCTCACCATTATTCCATGTCATAAGCCTTCCGTATACTTGCACAATACATTCCATAAGTACATTTCCCTTCTTAATTAAATTACATCTTTCACCAATTTTACGCTTGTAACAACTCGTCTTTCAAGTCTCTTCATAAATCACATCTTATACGACTCATTTGCTTAAATATAAAAATCTTCTAGAATCTCTTAATCTCTATTCGCGAACCTATACTAATGTCCACATTAACTCCCGACATATCACTTTCATATAAACTTGCATTCCTTCGAATCGTCCATAGGTTCTTTCTTCGCAAAATATTTCTACTAAAGTCTAGAGAGTTACCATTATTTCAACCTTCGTCTAACTCAAATAAAGTCAATGATCATATTATTACCATGACCAATCCTCCATTCTGATGACTCCCTTCATTCATGTATCTTCACTTAACCTCTTTTCCTCTAAACCACGTTAACTAGAATCGAGGGATCCGACATACCTCATGTATATCCCAATAAATTCTTTTGcttataaaattcatttaattaCTTGAACAGGCCTTCAATATTCATCTAATCATGCTTATAGATCAAACATACGCtattttcattatcatcatcaatctCTACATCATATTTTCCGGTTAATGAATAGTCGAACTTGTtttccccctttttttttttttttaatactcaACCAGAACGTGTCACCAGACTCATCGCTACCACGCAATTGTAGTCCCACATACATATCTCTTCATCTAGAACTCATTTTAATGCCTATTCTCATGAATTCTTTTCAAATTAATCTCTTGCGACTTTTCAAAGACACCTCCTTCCATTTTCGTAATTCATTgccataacattaataatattctcGTCTCTCATATCTCTTTCATTTCTCTACTCAATTTCATCATTAAGTATCGAAAACGCACGTTCGCATATACACTTAGTCTTTATTTTAGAACATCGTACATCATGCACATCttcctacttacttgcaaccaatTCTTAAGTATCTTGATAATTGGATTGCTCATTCTCATGCAAAATTTTACTCCCCATGCTTAATTAATTCTCATAACTGTCTACTAATTCTTACATCACATTACaatcattccatgtaccaaatctcTTCCTTTTCGAAACAAGAAGACCATTCGTTTTCAAGCTTCTTACGTTCTATCTTGTTCTCCTTGCATTTGTGTAGTCTTAACGCTATGAAGTTCTAAGTATTTACAAGACTCTACAACCGGTTCAATCTTACCTCTTTCATTTTCCCCTTCTTTTGGGACCAAAGAGGTCTCTAGCTCGAGACATTTCAGTCTCAAAAGTAAAGGGTTTGGTTCCCTTAACATTATTGCTTCCGTCTAAGGGAAACTTTTTCTTTTCCTTTAGTCTCTTTACTTGAAGGTTCATTTCTACACATTTTCATTGTAACACACTAACCCCACTCCAGGGAAACAAAATAATCATTTACTCGCTATAGTCACAACCATTTAGTTCGTTGCCTCTCCATTTAATGGTTAAGGCCTATACGAGTTCATGCAGGAGGTCACACAAAACATGTGTAGGTGTAAAGGAAGGTACCTACCACACATCGCGTGACTCCTTTACCCTTCTTTTATTCTAGATCGAGTTCGGGTCATTGAGTTCATATTCTTCTCATACTTTAGTATTACTTAGACTACTTTCACGCTTTTCTCGTTTTCCATGGCATCGTCTTTAGTCATCACAACTTAAGGGTACATTCATTATACCTTTGACAACTACTTACGTAACCGTTTCTATTCATGGGTTTGTTCATCTCAAATTTGCAACTTACATCATCCCATATAGAACTTATAGTTATAAAAACCCAAGGATACTCTTAGCGTTAGCATAATCGTAACCACAACATAACTTGTCAACCCGTAGGTCTCTTTCTTGTATAGATTTCCGGTCATAACCCACCATAGTCACGACTTACTAGGGATGACCCAAGATTGTGCCTAAGCTAGACACGATTCCTTATCAATAAAGTCTAAACTCATCGAGATCAGCGTGGACGTAAGTTCAATCCTACTGAAAataccatggacgcaagtccaagctcattaactttaccatggatccAAGCTTACCATTATCAATATGGACACTAGCCCAAGCTCATCATctttgacatggacacaagtccaagctcgtcatcattaacatggacacaagtccaagctcatcatcattaacatggacacaagtccaagctcatcatcattaacatggacacaagtccaagctcatcatcattaacatggacacaagtccaagctcatcatcattaacatggacacaagtccaagctcgtcatcattaacatggatccaagcttcattacctagtgggtttgatcatcaccctcttgcacggatgcaatccgggtatACCAAACCACTCTCGTACATCACATCATAAATGCGTGGTTCTCTCGAAAATTCAAACAAACTCATGTATAACTCATATTCATTCTTACCATCCCCTTCTTCTAAGTTCTAGCAACCTACACAATCTTAAAGAACATGGCATAATACTTTAAACATTATCTATCATGCAAGTCACAAACCGCTTATTTAAAACTTAGtgttggtttaagcctagataaccctacggtggattatccaagtctcttaaaccatagctctgataccaactttttacGCCTTGAAAcgagtaaaaattttttttttttttttttaaaagttaaacatctggcctgaccacggcttatgccgcggcgcggcccatacagtcgcggcgcgacatatcacTGTAAAAAttgccttcttaactcaagttctgatttcAATTGCTTTGTATTGCCGCGGCGCGAAGCCTCTTGCCGCGGCGCGACCCAACACGGGTCCAGGTCCTAACCTGCAACTTTGAACTTAAACCAAATTTTTCACATTTTAACATTTCATCATTTCACAAAACGTTTCGACAACAAAATACATAAACAAACTAAACCTCTAAGACTTACATTCATCATTTAGAAACATGATTATTACTTGGTCGCACACGACCCGTAGTCCAATATAAACGTGTCTCTTTTGACCCAAAATACCGAATTTAGCACTTAGtttcaaaacatgatttaaacatctTTTGTCTCAATACACATTTGACTCTTGGCGTTCATAAGCGGTTATCGTGAAGCTAGATTCAATTaagagacttgcataccacttGATAAATGCCGTTTGTTCTCCTACAACCTTGGTGTCCCAATTCTTCGCAACGCATAAGAACCTAGCAAACATTAACAACATAGCggggtaagcaaaatgcttagtgagTTAAGGGTAAGTGCGTatcttaaacttaaaacataaacataatcgtAAACACAACCATAACCTTCCAACCCGAAGGTGGATTTCGTAATTCGAACTTGATCAACTTGCCTCCTAGTCATAGCCAATTCTTGATACATAACATATACATATTTCAACCTTAAAACATTATCATATGTGTAAGTTCAAACTAACACGTTATATGGACATCGTCCAAGCTTACTCATAACATGGATATGAATCCAAGCTCATTACGTAATTTAGACGTAGACACCaagtctaagctttacaccttaacatagacacaaagtctaagctttacatcttaacatagacacaaagtctaagctttacatcttaacatagacacaaagtctaagctttacacatTAACATAGACGTAGAGTCTAAGCTTTTAACTAGTGAACTTAATcgccaccctcttgcacggatgcaatccgggagtaTTAAGTCACCCTTGTTACCATATATCGTATTCAAAAACAACCATAAGTACTCCTGCATAGTTAAGCTCAAAGCATAGAACAATTTATAAAAATTTCTATTACATAACTTGTGATCATGGATTCTATGATCAcctttgacccgcccatattacccccatataactcaccttgattaaacgaagttccttggtcacttgaagctcccttaccttgattagcacctatacatgagctaatctcattaataacacaactaaatcaaaatcacaactttcacaaGCTTTTAACACATCCATTCATTTACACATTTACTTAATTCCCTAATTACATCCAAATACACATGAACACATACAACCATAGCATTATAACTTCCTTATAACATCATTATCAAGTAAATCTCATTTCCTTAATCATGCCAATCCCAAATTCATCTATTATGAACATAACATGCAATTCCTTCAATTCTTCCATTACTCATCAAATatgcataaatccatttccattactaaCAACCCTAAATTATCAATCATCCAAATTTCATAGCTTGTTACATTAACCACAATTCATACATGAGCAATCTTCTTCAAAATTACTAGCTAGAACACATAGACTCTTCATTgaggcattttatcaaacacttggtgtgcattacTAGAAATTAAGCTAGAACATtaccaaattcaccatattcatatcctttactcaaaatgcaagttcatacttgAACTCACTCCCAAAATTACCAACAAATTCATTCTAAATCATTCAAATGTGCATAACTTCAACAAACAACAACCTTTAAGCATAAAACTCATCACAAACACTCAATAATTGTGATACAAAACTTAAGAAtattcataccttgtcttttaggattcaagaaccctaattgtgcacaaagaagaagaatttgaagaaataaaacttgctagaatgcttagagtgccttagatttcacaagtttataattgcatgaacacaatttcttaGTTGGAGCTTCCCTCTTCTTCCTCCTTGCCAAAGTCGACATATACACACACATTCACACTCTCTGTATATTTTACAACTGATAAAATGAATTATCAGTGTTTaatttttcttttattaaaacaactttgctcaaattgcattttctaccctccccaccaaaaccatatTAAGGGAGGTCCTTAAATTAACTTTGCATCACTAGTCCCCTTTCAACTTAACCAACAAACATTAACTATTGTCCATTTATTTCATTAAACCATACCAtccatttatataataattatttcacATAAGATAACACTAAAACAAACTAAATCATTAATAAATTCtcataaaatattatcttaaaattttgggatgttacaactctccccccgttggATTGTTCGTGTCCTCACGAACATTCTTTTATATCTCTTAGTGCATTCAAAAACCTTATCCCTTACACTTGAACCTTCACTAGTCCTTGCACATACTTCATAACTCGTCGGAACCAATTTTCCCCCTCTCTATTGTTTAAGTTTCAAACAATCAAGAGTCTCCCTAAATCTATTTAGGCTCTTCATCTAATTAGTCAACCAAAATACTTAACTTTTACTAAATCTCCTTTTAACTTTGGTAATTTCTTGTAAAAATTTGTGCATTTTTCTCCATCTATCACACACTAGGTGTTCTTTAGGCATACATTCGTTATTCTCTGTCACCCTATCTCTTAAATTTCATACCTTAAGTACTCTTTCTTCATGTACTTTTCATTGGATACTTCAATTTATCCACTTTCCATTTCTTTTCATGTACTATTAGGCCTCTATATCACAATCTTTACTGATAAAAATCCTCATAACCGCGAACTAGTCCTTAATACCAAACAAATCAATATTTCTTTTCCAGAACATTTCTCGTTATACCATATTCTTGCATCTTAATTCTCTTCTTTCAGAGCATTAAAACATGTTATCCTTCTAAATTCCTCACTAGCTTCTCCTAATTTTACCAATTTACATAGATTTCACTTTCTTACGTGCTTTTCGTGTCGGCAACTCATGCCATCAACATAGATTACTCGTATCATCAACTCAAATCGTTTTTAGTATTAAACAAATAAAAGACTTATCCCTTTTTATGCTCACCATTATTCCATGTCATAAGCCTTCCGTATACTTGCACAATACATTCCATAAGTACATTTCTCTTCTTAATTAAATTACATCTTTCACCAATTTTACGCTTGTAACAACTCGTCTTTCAAGTCTCTTCATAAATCACATCTTATACGACTCATTTGCTTAAATATAAAAATCTTCTAGAATCTCTTAATCTCTATTCGCGAACCTATACTAATGTCCACATTAACTCCCGACATATCACTTTCATATAAAATTGCATTCCTTCGAATCGT
This genomic stretch from Rutidosis leptorrhynchoides isolate AG116_Rl617_1_P2 chromosome 11, CSIRO_AGI_Rlap_v1, whole genome shotgun sequence harbors:
- the LOC139875338 gene encoding umecyanin-like, with the protein product MSSFNPNMVMFIAMLVIMTLYSSEAVQYKVGDDKKWNLQSNPDFYVKWASNKTFRVGDTLYFEFVNGSHDLAFVTAGEYDRCEINDPSSVEVISPIIVYLNEPKYYYFICTLEDHCKRNLKLAVLVQDDGISN